The nucleotide sequence CCTTGCAAAAAGCGAAGGGAAAATTATTCCCATTCGGCATATTTCATTTGCTCAGCGCGAAAAAGAACAGCAAAGAGGTTATATTTTATTTAATAGGGGTACTTCCGGAATACCAGAATAAAGGTGTTACAGCAGTAATGTTCAATGAGTATTACAAGACTTTTAAGGCCAAGGGAATAGAAAAATGTGTTAGGACACCAGAATTGGAGGAAAACGTGGCCATTCGCCAATTATGGAAACATTTCGACCCAAAAATATACAAGAGAAGAAGGACTTACAAAAAGGAACTTTAAACGGACCCAAGGGGCCAAATTTCAAAAAACGTCCAAAATTAAAAAAAGCCAACCTAAATATTTAAGTTGGCTTTTTTTATGTAAGTTGAAATAGTTCTATTCTCCCATCGCTGCCGCTACCGCCGCAGACAGCCTTTTGTACGTACCATTCTGTAATCGCTCACGTATTACAGAGAAGGCCTCCAAGGTTTCGGATACATCCTGTAAGGTATGTGTGGCCGTTGGAATCATTCTTAAAAGAATCAAGCCCTTAGGAATTACCGGATACACTACAATGGAGCAGAAAATACCAAAATTCTCCCTTAAATCCTTTACCAATGCCATGGCTTCTGGAATACTACCGTTAAGATATACCGGTGTAACACAACTAGTGGTAGTACCTATATCAAAACCTCTTTCCTTTAGTCCGTTCTGCAATGCATTAACATTCTCCCAAAGTTTGGCCTTAAGTTCTGGTTGGGTGCGTAGCATATCCAACCTTTTAAGTGCTCCTTTCACATAAATCATTGGTAATGATTTAGCGAACATTTGAGATCGCAAGTTGTATTTAAGGTATTCTATAATCTCTTTGTCCGCAGCTAAAAAAGCTCCGATTCCGGCCATAGATTTGGCAAAAGTTGCAAAGTAAACATCTATATCATCCTGAATTCCCTGCTCCTCACCTGCTCCTGCCCCGGTTTCTCCCAAGGTTCCAAAACCATGCGCATCATCTACGAACAATCTAAATTTATATTTTTTCTTAAGCGCAACAATTTCCTTGAGCTTGCCCTGTTCCCCGCGCATTCCAAAAACACCTTCGGATATTACCAAAATACCTCCTCCGGTCTGTTCTGCCATTTTAACGGCCCGATCCAAGTTTTTCTCAAGACTTTCAATGTCATTGTGCTTAAAGGTAAAACGCTTACCCATATGCAAACGTACGCCATCTATAATACAGGCATGTGCATCAACATCGTATACAATAATATCATCCTTGGAAACCAAAGCGTCAATGGCAGAAACCATCCCTTGGTACCCAAAGTTCAACAAATAAGCAGATTCTTTTTTAACAAAAGCAGCCAATTCCTGCTCCAATTGCTCGTGGAATTCGGTATGCCCACTCATCATTCTTGCTCCCATAGGAAAAGCGGCACCGTATTCCAATGCTGCCTCGCCATCTACCTTCTTTACTTCCGGTAAATTGGCCAATCCCAAGTAATCATTAATACTCCAAGTGATTACTTCCTTTCCTTGAAACTTCATCCTGTTAGATATAGGACCTTCCAATTTAGGAAATACAAAATATCCCTCGGCTTGTGAGGCCCATTTTCCTAAAGGACCTTTATTCTCAATAATTCTGTCAAATAAATCTCTCATCTAGACTACGTTGATTATTAGTGCAAAAGTATATATTTTTAATACGCATATGCAACTTATTTAATACATAAAAAGCAACGACTTATGAACCGTTGCTTTTTAAATCATAAATTTTGCATAACCCTTACTTTACAAATTCTATTTTTTGTGGTTCTTCAACATTCTTACTATCAAAGAATCCCTGGTCGGCCATCCACTGGTCACTGTATATTTTACTCATATATCTGGAACCATGGTCTGGAAAAATAACCACTACATTGCTATCTTCATTAAACTCGCCCATTTCCTCCAGTTGCCTTACGGCCTGCATTACCGCGCCACTTGTGTATCCCACAAAAAGGCCTTCTGTTCTGGATATCTCCCTAGCGGTATGGGCACTTTCTTCATCGGTAACCTTAATAAATTCGTCAATTACCTTGAAGTTGGTGGCCGTAGGTATCAAGTTTTTACCCAAACCTTCAATACGGTACGGATAAATTTCCTTGGTATCCAATTCACCGGTTTCATGGTATTTCTTAAGAACGGAACCATATGCATCCACTCCTATAACACGTATATTCGGATTTTGTTCCTTCAGATACTTAGCGGTACCGGAAATAGTACCTCCCGTGCCACTACAGGCTACTAAATGAGTAATATGTCCGTTGGTCTGATTCCAAATTTCCGGTCCCGTACTTTTGTAATGGGCCTCGGAATTTAAATCATTGAAATATTGATTGATATATATAGATCCCTCGGTTTCCTCGTGCAATCTTTTGGCTACTTCATAATAGGACCTTGGATCATCTGCGCTAACGTGTGCAGGGCATACATATACTTTTGCCCCCATAGACCTCAGCATGTCTATTTTATCCTTGGAAGATTTTGAACTTACCGCCAAGATGCATTCGTAACCTTTAATGATACTGATCATGGCAATGCTAAAACCCGTATTCCCCGAAGTGGTTTCTATAATGGTACTCCCCTTCTTTAAAATTCCCCTTCGCTCCGCCTCTTCAATAATATAAAGGGCAATACGATCTTTCGAAGAATGTCCTGGATTAAAACCTTCCACCTTAGCGTAAAAATTACCTTCTAAGTTGGCAGCTATTTTATTTAGTTTGATTAATGGGGTGTTTCCTACAAGTTCTAGGAGGTTGTTATAAGCGTTTATCTTATGTTCCATAAACAGTTTCTAGGTTTAGAACTTATTGACATCTTTTAATTTATGTCAATACTGATAGGACAAAATTACTCTTTTTTTTTGATTATCGAATTTTATGCTCTAAATCTAACAAAAATGCATATTCTTTAGCCACCTCCTTTAAGGATTCAAATCGGCCTGAAGCACCGCCATGACCTGCATCCATATTAATATTGAACAACAATAAATTATTGTCCATTTTGTACTCCCTAAGTTTAGCAACCCATTTGGCAGGTTCAAAATATTGTACTTGGGAATCGTGAAAACCAGTAATAACCAGCATATTTGGCTGCAATTGTCGCGTTACATTGTCATATGGCGAATACGATTTCATGTAGTCATAGTATTCCTTTTCGTTTGGATTGCCCCATTCATCATATTCTCCGGTAGTCAGTGGAATGGTATCATCCAACATGGTCGTAAGTACATCTACAAAAGGAACAGCTGCAATTACCCCGTGATAAATTTCCGGGCATAGATTTACTATGGCCCCCATTAAAAGTCCGCCTGCCGAGCCTCCGGATGCATAGAGATGTTCGGGACTAGTAAACTTTTTTTCAATCAGAAATTTGGAGCAATCAATAAAATCGGTAAACGTATTCATCTTATTCAGCAATCTTCCTTCCTCATACCATTTACGGCCAAGGTATTCCCCGCCCCTAACATGGGCTATGGCATAAACAAAACCTCTGTCCAAAAGGCTTAACCTTACAGTGGAAAAATAGGGGTCTATAGTGTGCCCATAAGACCCATAGGCATATTGCAATAACGGACTGCTGCCGTCCAACTTAGTGTTTTTGTGATAGACCAAGGAAATAGGAACTTTTTTACCATCCCTTGCAGGTGCCCAAATTCGCTCGGAAATATAATTTTCCTTATGGAATTTCCCTCCCAAGACCTCTTGTTCCTTTTTTATTTCCTTTTCCCTTGTCCTCATATTGAAATCTATAATAGAGCTGGGTGTTGTCATGGAATTATATCCATATCTTAGAATTTCGGTATCAAAATCCGGATTGGTACCCACATAGGCGGTATAGGTCTCATTGTCAAAGGGCAAATAATAGCTTTCACCGGTATCCCATCGCACAATCTTCAACTTGTTCAAACCATTCTCGCGTTCGGACAAAACATAGTACTCATTAAACATTTCAATATCCTCAAGTAAAACTTCTTCCCTGTGCGGAATAAAGTCTACCCAATTTTCAGATTCGGTTTTATCTTCGGGGGTCGTCATCAATTTAAAATTGGTTGCCCCTTCCATATTGGTTAGGATGTAAAAATTGTCTTCGTAATGGGTTAGGGAATACTCCATGCCCCTAACTCTTTTGGAAAACACATGAAACTTTCCATTAGGGTCATCCGCCCTTAGAATTCGAAATTCAGTAGTCAATGTACTGGAAGACCCAATAACTATAAATTCTTTGGATTTGGTTTTGTAAACAAAGGTGGTAAAGGTTTCGTCATCCTCGTGAAAAACCAGTTCATCTTCCTCGGGAGATGTTCCCAATATATGCCTGTAAATATTATTGGACCTTAGGGTAACAGGATCTTTCTTGGTATAGAACAGGGTCTTATTGTCATTGGCCCATACCGCGCTGCCGGTAGTGTTCTCTATTTTATCCCCATAAATCTCCTGAGTGTGCAAATTTTTTATTTGTAGGGTGTATTGCCTGCGGGAAACAGTATCCACCCCAAAGGCCGCCAATTCATTATTGGGGCTAATGGACAGGCCTCCCAGGTTAAAATAATCCAAACCCTCTGCCATATGGTTGCAGTTGAACATTATTTCCTCTTCGCCATCCTCTTTTTCAAAACGTCTTGTAAAAATGGGGTACTCCTTTCCTACCTCATATCTGGTAGCATACCAGTAGCCATTAAACTTATAGGGCACGGAAGAATCATCTTCCTTTATCCTGGACTTCATCTCTGTGAACAAGCTATCCTTAAGCTCCTTGGTATGGGCCGTCATTGCCTCATAGTATGCATTTTCCTGTTCCAAAAAAGCAATGACTTCCGGATTTTCCCTTTCGTTCAGCCAATAG is from Arenibacter algicola and encodes:
- a CDS encoding aminotransferase class I/II-fold pyridoxal phosphate-dependent enzyme; this translates as MRDLFDRIIENKGPLGKWASQAEGYFVFPKLEGPISNRMKFQGKEVITWSINDYLGLANLPEVKKVDGEAALEYGAAFPMGARMMSGHTEFHEQLEQELAAFVKKESAYLLNFGYQGMVSAIDALVSKDDIIVYDVDAHACIIDGVRLHMGKRFTFKHNDIESLEKNLDRAVKMAEQTGGGILVISEGVFGMRGEQGKLKEIVALKKKYKFRLFVDDAHGFGTLGETGAGAGEEQGIQDDIDVYFATFAKSMAGIGAFLAADKEIIEYLKYNLRSQMFAKSLPMIYVKGALKRLDMLRTQPELKAKLWENVNALQNGLKERGFDIGTTTSCVTPVYLNGSIPEAMALVKDLRENFGIFCSIVVYPVIPKGLILLRMIPTATHTLQDVSETLEAFSVIRERLQNGTYKRLSAAVAAAMGE
- a CDS encoding PLP-dependent cysteine synthase family protein, whose protein sequence is MEHKINAYNNLLELVGNTPLIKLNKIAANLEGNFYAKVEGFNPGHSSKDRIALYIIEEAERRGILKKGSTIIETTSGNTGFSIAMISIIKGYECILAVSSKSSKDKIDMLRSMGAKVYVCPAHVSADDPRSYYEVAKRLHEETEGSIYINQYFNDLNSEAHYKSTGPEIWNQTNGHITHLVACSGTGGTISGTAKYLKEQNPNIRVIGVDAYGSVLKKYHETGELDTKEIYPYRIEGLGKNLIPTATNFKVIDEFIKVTDEESAHTAREISRTEGLFVGYTSGAVMQAVRQLEEMGEFNEDSNVVVIFPDHGSRYMSKIYSDQWMADQGFFDSKNVEEPQKIEFVK
- a CDS encoding S9 family peptidase, coding for MQRELKTPSAKKIEKQLIKHNDVRIDDYYWLNERENPEVIAFLEQENAYYEAMTAHTKELKDSLFTEMKSRIKEDDSSVPYKFNGYWYATRYEVGKEYPIFTRRFEKEDGEEEIMFNCNHMAEGLDYFNLGGLSISPNNELAAFGVDTVSRRQYTLQIKNLHTQEIYGDKIENTTGSAVWANDNKTLFYTKKDPVTLRSNNIYRHILGTSPEEDELVFHEDDETFTTFVYKTKSKEFIVIGSSSTLTTEFRILRADDPNGKFHVFSKRVRGMEYSLTHYEDNFYILTNMEGATNFKLMTTPEDKTESENWVDFIPHREEVLLEDIEMFNEYYVLSERENGLNKLKIVRWDTGESYYLPFDNETYTAYVGTNPDFDTEILRYGYNSMTTPSSIIDFNMRTREKEIKKEQEVLGGKFHKENYISERIWAPARDGKKVPISLVYHKNTKLDGSSPLLQYAYGSYGHTIDPYFSTVRLSLLDRGFVYAIAHVRGGEYLGRKWYEEGRLLNKMNTFTDFIDCSKFLIEKKFTSPEHLYASGGSAGGLLMGAIVNLCPEIYHGVIAAVPFVDVLTTMLDDTIPLTTGEYDEWGNPNEKEYYDYMKSYSPYDNVTRQLQPNMLVITGFHDSQVQYFEPAKWVAKLREYKMDNNLLLFNINMDAGHGGASGRFESLKEVAKEYAFLLDLEHKIR